The Vicia villosa cultivar HV-30 ecotype Madison, WI linkage group LG1, Vvil1.0, whole genome shotgun sequence genome includes a region encoding these proteins:
- the LOC131594719 gene encoding aquaporin NIP1-2-like, giving the protein MEDPKSLRHMFTTELLGIFFLIFAGGGTITTDRYNDNVVTVPGIAGLWGFTMSIFVSILGFTYGAHFCNLITILHVIFKSPPLMQVPIHVVAQDVGSIFATDILKLIFSENKNRFVGIVPAGSNLQIFVIEFIISFYTLFIILGVFIDRRKIRELVGQIIGATLIFSALFVGY; this is encoded by the exons ATGGAAGATCCTAAGTCTCTTAGGCATATG tttACAACAGAGTTGCTGGGaatattctttttaatatttgcTGGAGGTGGTACAATAACTACAGATCGCTACAACGATAATGTAGTGACAGTACCAGGAATTGCTGGTCTTTGGGGATTTACAATGTCCATATTTGTATCCATTCTTGGTTTTACATATGGTGCTCATTTTTGTAATTTAATCACAATTCTTCATGTAATTTTCAAAAGTCCTCCATTAATGCAG GTACCAATACATGTAGTTGCTCAAGATGTTGGCTCAATTTTTGCAACCGATATTCTCAAACTTATATTTAGTGAGAATAAAAATCGTTTTGTGGGAATAGTACCTGCGGGTTCTAACCTTCAAATTTTTGTTATAGAATTTATAATCAGTTTCTATACTTTGTTCATCATTCTTGGAGTTTTTATTGATAGAAGAAag ATCCGTGAATTAGTTGGACAGATAATTGGAGCCACACTTATTTTTAGTGCGTTGTTTGTTGGGTACTGA